From Jiangella mangrovi:
GCGGCCGACGTCGTGGCGGACCTGGCGCGCGGCCTCGAGGAACGGCAGCGACTCGATGTCGCCGACGGTGCCGCCGATCTCGTGGATCACGACGTCGACTTCGCCGTCGCCGATGCCGATCATGCGGTCCTTGATCTCGTTGGTGATGTGCGGGATGACCTGGACGGTGTCGCCCAGGTACTCGCCGCGGCGCTCCTTCGCGATGACGTCGGAGTACACCTGACCCGTAGTGACGTTGGCCGACTTGTTGAGGTCGCGGTCGAGGAACCGCTCGTAGTGGCCGACGTCGAGGTCGGTCTCGGCGCCGTCCTCGGTGACGAAGACCTCACCGTGCTGGAACGGGTTCATCGTCCCGGGGTCGACGTTGAGGTACGGGTCGAGCTTCTGCATGGTGACCCGGAGGCCGCGGGCGGTGAGCAGGCTCCCCAGCGAGGAGGCGGTGAGCCCCTTGCCGAGAGAGGACGCGACTCCACCGGTCACGAACACATGGGTGGTCGGCTGCAAGGCCAAGAGGGGCTCCCGTGGTCAATCCGTCAGCTGGTGGCTCAAGGCGAAGAACGCTGAACCTTGTTCCCACGGACCTCCAGCCTAACAGTTTCCCGGGGTCCTCCGTGCCGACTCGCCGCGACCCGTGTTCGCCGTCGTAGAACTTGATGAGATCTTTCTCCGATCGGGGTGGCTTGCCGATCTTGATCCGGTACGTTTGGCTTCGGCCACTTTCCCCCGTGGTGGCCACCGCCCCCGCCGGACTCGCGGCTGGCGGGGGCGGACCAAGCATGCGTCAACGCCCGGCGAGGTCCCGGCACAGGCCGGCGACCAGCCGGGCGTTGTCGTCCTCGTCCGGCCAGGTGGCGGCGTGGCGCCGGCCCCGCTCGCCCAGCTCCGACCGCCGTACCGGGTCGTCGAGCAGCGCGGTCACGGCCTCGACGACGGCGGTGACGTCGCCGACGGGCACCACCTGCGCGCCGTCGCCGACCAGTTCGGGGACGCCGCCGGCCGCCGTCGCGACCACCGGCAGGCCCACCTGCATCGCCTCCTGGATGACCAGGGGGCGGCCCTCCCAGACCGACGTCAGCACGTAGACGTCGGCGGCGCCCAGCAGGTCCGGGATGTCCGAGCGCCGGCCGAGCAGCCGCACCGGCAGGTCGTCCCACGTGATGGCCCGGTTCAGCTCGTCCTCCAGCGGCCCGTCACCCGCCACGACGACCAGCGGCGACGTCGTCAGCTCACGCCACCGCTTCGCGGCGGCCAGGAGGACGTCGAGGCCCTTCTGCTCGGCCAGCCGGTTCACCGCCAGCAGCAGCGGCCGCTCCCCCGCGCCGAGCTCGGCCCGGACGGCGGCGGCGTCGCGCTTCGCCGGCTGGACGCGCGGCGCGGCCACGGGCGCCA
This genomic window contains:
- a CDS encoding glycosyltransferase family 4 protein; its protein translation is MRLTIVVGMTAGGVGMHVRSLVERLGGLGIEVGVVGPAETQERFDFTGAGARFAPVRIGSAPNPPADLAAVRGLRRAFRGTDVVHAHGFRAAALSGLALGRRRPGRVPLLATWHNAVLATGPKRVLIGRLERLAARRADVTLGVSSDLVARARELGAPDVRLAPVAAPRVQPAKRDAAAVRAELGAGERPLLLAVNRLAEQKGLDVLLAAAKRWRELTTSPLVVVAGDGPLEDELNRAITWDDLPVRLLGRRSDIPDLLGAADVYVLTSVWEGRPLVIQEAMQVGLPVVATAAGGVPELVGDGAQVVPVGDVTAVVEAVTALLDDPVRRSELGERGRRHAATWPDEDDNARLVAGLCRDLAGR